TAGCAGCCTGCACCGAACTGGCTGCATCCTTAGCAATTCGCTCTCGTTCCCCAACCACTTCCTCTGTGGCAGCCCCCACTAACACTGTGGCCATTGGTTTGCCTGTTCCTTCTAAAATCCAAACCTGCTCCAACCTCTCATCCATTAGAACTTCCCCGGCATTACCTAAGTATTTTTCTAGATCGGCAATACTCTTTTTCAAGCTAGTTCTTTTGATCACGCGGGCCCCGGTATGTTCTGCCGCCCGACACAATTCCTTATTTAAAACCCTTTGCACCACCATAATTCCAGCATCAGTGAGTATTTCCTCGGCAGTATCGTCTACTCCACGATCTACCAAAACTAAGCCCACTCCAAGATCAATCATTTTTTGTACATTGCTTCGAAATTCGGATTGCAATTCCAAATAACGGGCAAACCCTGATTCTGTACTTAGGGCTTCATCTCCAATGACCTCCGGTTCCAAGGCATCGTCTATAACCAGAACCTTAACATTTCTTAATTGCCGGGGCATTTGTTTATTCATGGTTTCTTTATTAATAATAACACCCATGAAAACTTGATTACTGGCCCCTTCTTCGGAAATAATGGTATCGGATAATTTAAAGTTTCGCTCCACCAATTTTTCTTTGCCAATTAAGCGGGCAGCTTCCACAACCAAATCGGCAATATCCTGATGCTCCCGCCCTGCCACCAGAGCCACTTGTTTAAGCCAAGGGTGACTTATATCTTCCAGAGGTATGGCCTGTTGCTTCATAACCTCCAATGCTCTCCGTACCCCGGTTCGAACCCCTTCAATAACACGGGCCACTGGAACGCCTTTAGCCACTTGGTCTACGCCGGAACTGACCAAAGCCCCTGCCATAACAGTGGCTGTGGTGGTACCATCACCAATTTCATCCTGCTGAGATTTTGCTATGTTAATAACCATACGGGCAGCAGGATGGTTTGCTTCCATCATGGTTAATATGGTTACACCATCGTTAGTAATGACAACTTCTCCAAATTTATCCACCAGCATGGTGTCCAGACCCTTTGGTCCCAGTGTTCCCTCCACTGCCGAGGCAATGGCCCGTACAGCATTGGAATTAGTCATCAGAGCAGCTAATTTTTCATTCACTTCGGCACCTTGACTTGCCTGTTGTTTAAGACTCACGGAAACAGTTCCTCCTTACTCAACTAAACCTGCCCCTTCAGAATTCGGTCCAGTGTTCGAGAAAGATTGCGAGACATACAATCGATCACGGTTACCACCCTTGCATAATCCATGCGGGTGGGTCCCAGAACCCCGATGGTTCCTAAGATTTTATCACCTACCTGGTAAGTAGCAGTTACCATGCTGCAATCCTGAATTTCTTGTCGCAAATTTTCATTGCCGATTTTGATGGTAATCCCCTGTCTATCCCTGGTAAAATCAAGAATATCCTTTAAGGTATCTTCCTGTTCCAATAAGGAAAGGAGTATTTTCACTCTTTCAACATTATGAAATTCTGGTTGATTCAGGATATTAAATACCCCTTCAAGATAAATTTTATCCTCTGCAACCGAAATGACCCTATCCTGCATCAATTCAAGGGCTAAATCCAGAATGCTACGGTGTTTGGAAAGTTCAAAATAAATTTCTTTGATCAAAGTAAGTCGAATGTTGTCCATGGTCCTGCCCTGAAGCTTAGCATTCAACACACTGGAGATTTGGTCCAAATCCTGCTGTGTAATGCTTTCAGGGACAGTCATCATCTGGTGATGAACAGCACCTGTATCCATGACCACAATTAATATGGCCTGGGATGGTCCCATAAGCACCATTTGCACATGCTTGTAGGCACTTCTACGAAAGCTCGGCATCTGAACAAGGGCTGTATAATGAGTAAGTTGAGCCATCATTCTGCCGGTGCGATTTAGGACTTCACCCACTTCTCGTACCTTATTTTCATAACCACGCCGAATGGTCACTTCTTCTTCTTCACTTAATTGCTCTCGTTGCATCAAGCAATCCACATAGTAGCGATAGCCAAGATTAGATGGTATACGCCCGGCGGAGGTATGGGGCTGTTCAATATAACCCATCTCTTCTAAATCTGACATCTCGTTACGAATGGTAGCCGGACTAACACCCAATTTATATTTACGAGAAATGGTTCGTGATCCTACTGGCTCTGCTGTATTAATATAGTCTTTTATGATGGCCAACAGAATCTGCTGTTTACGTTCATCCATTTTCACGTCGGCCCACCCTCCTATTCCACCCTTAAAGGGTGTTAGCACTCTCAGTCGATGAGTGCTAATCTAACTTAAAATTTAGCAAAAGGAAAATTATTTGTCAAGGATACCAGATTGCCCTGTATCTTAGGTTTTTAGGGTTTATAAAGCAATTTTTCCAAACCTAGTGTAAATAATATTCATTTTTATACAAACTCAGCAAAAACTTGATTTGCCAGTGGTAAACCTTTCTCTGTTAATTTAAGATAACCATCCTCTAATTTTACTAAACCTAGTTGCTCCATCCGGCTAATTTCTTTCTTGAAAACTTTGGTAATTGGTAACCCAAAACGCATTCGAAAGTTCTCTAGCTTTAATCCTTTTAACATTCGTAAGCCCAGGAAAACTGTTTCTTCCATTTGCTCCCTGACGGAAAGTATTGTTTTCTCTTCCCTAGGTATATCGCCCCTTTTCAGTAAAGAGGCATATTGCTCAATATTCCCCACATTACCCCAACGTACCTGATTTAAATGAGAATGGGCCGCAGGGCCGAGGCCCAAGTATTCCCCATTGTGCCAATATAATAGATTATGCCGGCATTGATAACCTGGGCGGGCAAAATTTGAGATTTCATAGTGCTCATAACCCATTGATCCCAGTATACGTATTGCCAGCTGATACATTTCCAGTTCGTCCTCTTCTTGGCAAGGCTCCAACTTGCCCTGTTCTATGGAACAGGTTAAGGGGGTTCCTTCTTCCAACTGCAGCCCATAGCAAGAAATATGTTGCGGCTCTAGGTTTATGATTTCAGTTAAAGACTGCTGCCATTGTTTAACTGTTTGTTTGGGTAAACCAAAAATAAGGTCCAAATTGATATTGTGGAAGCTTGCTTGCCGGGCCTGCCAAACAGCTGCCTTGGCTTGTTCAAAATTATGGATGCGACCAATTTCATTTAGAAGTTCTTGGTGGGTGGACTGTACCCCCAGACTCAGCCGGTTAAAACCGGCTGCCCTGAGGTCCTTAAGGTAAGAAAAATTCACAGTTCCTGGGTTAGCCTCGGTGGTAATTTCTGCATCATTGGCAATATAAAAGGAACGGTCCAGCCGTTCCAAAATGCTGGCCAGTTGCCCGGACATAAGAGAAGTGGGCGTACCGCCGCCCACAAAAATTGTATTAATTGTTTTTTCCTTTAACAAAAGGGATTCACTGTAATAAGCAATTTCCTTCTCCAGTCCCCGGAGATACAGAGATACCTGTTCCCGGTTGACTGGATAGGAAGTAAAATCACAGTATAGACATTTGCGAACACAAAAGGGTACATGGATGTACACACCTATTGACATGGTTCCACCAGCTTGTTTTGTATTTCCTTTATCAGACCTTCTTCCTGCCCCGGCTCCTTAAGCCAAGCTTCCACCACCGGCCAGACTTGAGGACAGCTTCCTTTGGCCCCGGTTAAATCACGCACAGTCTTATAGACGATTTTGCGCTAATTTTTTGTTAAGGTCTTGTATCCTGCCTTCTCCAGTACAGGTGTTAATTTTTTTAAATAACAAGTCATTCTACAGAACCTAACTTATTCTTCAATACTTAAAACAGCCATGAAGGCCTCCTGGGGTATCTCCACGTTACCCACTTGCTTCATGCGCCTTTTACCTTCTTTTTGCTTCTCCAACAGTTTTCTCTTACGGCTAATGTCACCGCCATAGCATTTTGCCAGTACATCCTTGCGCATGGCCTTAACGGTTTCCCTGGCAATAATTTTATTACCAATGGCCGCCTGTACCGGAATCTCAAACATCTGCCGGGGAATTAACGAACGAAGCTTTTCTACCAGGGCCCGTCCCCGCGTGTAAGCTCTTTCACTATGAACAATACAGGACAGGGCATCTAGAACTTCACCATTTAGCATAATATCCATTTTAACCAGCTCGGATTGCCGATAGCCAATCATTTCGTAGTCCAGGGAAGCATAACCCTTGGTCCGGGATTTCAATTGATCGAAGAAGTCATAAATTATTTCAGACAGAGGAATTTCATAGGTTAACATAACACGGTTAATTCCCAAGTACTCCATATTACTAAAAATACCCCGTTTACCCTGGCAGAGATCCATGACGGTTCCTACAAAATCCTTAGGTACCATAACAGTGGCCTTGACAAAGGGTTCTTCGATAATTTCTATTTTATTGACCTGAGGCAGATTGGCGGGGTTGTCGATTTCCATGACTTCACCCTTGGTGGTGGTCACCCGGTAGACTACACTGGGTGCCGTGGTAATTAGACTTAGGCCATATTCCCGCTCCAAACGTTCCTGAATAATTTCCATATGCAACAGACCTAAAAAGCCGCAGCGAAAACCAAAACCTAAGGCATCGGATGTTTCTGGTTCATAAATTAAAGAAGCATCATTTAACTTTAGTTTATCCAGGGCATCCCGTAAGTCTTCATAGTCTACAGTATCCACGGGATAAAGACCGCAGAATACCATTGGGGTAACTTTACGGTAACCGGGCAGAGGTGCCGGAGCAGGATTTTGGGCAGCGGTAATGGTATCACCCACCCGCACATCCTGTACATTTTTCATGCTGGCAGCCACTAACCCAACTTCGCCGGTCTTTAATTCATCCACAAAGGTCATATGGGGGGTAAAAACCCCCACTTCGGTTACTTCAAACTCTTTCTTGGTGGCCATCATTCGTATGCGCATACCAGGTTTGAGGGTTCCCTGAACCACACGAATGTAGGCTATCACACCTCGGTAGGCATCATAGTGGGAGTCAAAGATCAGGGCCTGCAGGGGAGCTTCGGAGTCACCCTTAGGGGGGGCAATCTTGGTAACCACCTGCTCCAGAATTTCTTTGATCCCAGCACCAGTTTTCGCAGAGGCCAGCACTGCCTCGGAAGTATCCAAACCGATTACGTCCTCTATCTCCTGTTTGACCCGCTCTGGTTCCGCACTGGGTAGGTCAATTTTATTAATTACCGGGATAATTTCCAAGTCATTTTCCAGTGCTAAATAAACATTGGCCAAGGTCTGGGCTTCAATTCCCTGGGAAGCATCCACCACCAACAGAGCACCCTCACAGGCGGCCAAACTACGTGACACTTCATAGGTAAAGTCAACGTGACCGGGGGTATCAATTAAATTAAGCTGGTACTCCTGGCCGTCTTCGGCCCTGTGGAACAAACGAACAGCCTGCAGCTTAATGGTAATACCTCGTTCTCGCTCCAGATCCATCTTATCTAGTACCTGCTCAGTCATTTCCCTTTGGGAAAGGGCACCGGTTTCCTCCAGTATTCTATCGGCTAGGGTTGACTTACCGTGGTCAATATGTGCTATAATACAAAAATTTCTAATACGATTTTGGGGGGTTGACATTCTTTACTCCTCCACCTCCGAAAAACGACATACTA
This genomic interval from Desulforamulus reducens MI-1 contains the following:
- the hemW gene encoding radical SAM family heme chaperone HemW, encoding MSIGVYIHVPFCVRKCLYCDFTSYPVNREQVSLYLRGLEKEIAYYSESLLLKEKTINTIFVGGGTPTSLMSGQLASILERLDRSFYIANDAEITTEANPGTVNFSYLKDLRAAGFNRLSLGVQSTHQELLNEIGRIHNFEQAKAAVWQARQASFHNINLDLIFGLPKQTVKQWQQSLTEIINLEPQHISCYGLQLEEGTPLTCSIEQGKLEPCQEEDELEMYQLAIRILGSMGYEHYEISNFARPGYQCRHNLLYWHNGEYLGLGPAAHSHLNQVRWGNVGNIEQYASLLKRGDIPREEKTILSVREQMEETVFLGLRMLKGLKLENFRMRFGLPITKVFKKEISRMEQLGLVKLEDGYLKLTEKGLPLANQVFAEFV
- the hrcA gene encoding heat-inducible transcriptional repressor HrcA, which translates into the protein MKMDERKQQILLAIIKDYINTAEPVGSRTISRKYKLGVSPATIRNEMSDLEEMGYIEQPHTSAGRIPSNLGYRYYVDCLMQREQLSEEEEVTIRRGYENKVREVGEVLNRTGRMMAQLTHYTALVQMPSFRRSAYKHVQMVLMGPSQAILIVVMDTGAVHHQMMTVPESITQQDLDQISSVLNAKLQGRTMDNIRLTLIKEIYFELSKHRSILDLALELMQDRVISVAEDKIYLEGVFNILNQPEFHNVERVKILLSLLEQEDTLKDILDFTRDRQGITIKIGNENLRQEIQDCSMVTATYQVGDKILGTIGVLGPTRMDYARVVTVIDCMSRNLSRTLDRILKGQV
- a CDS encoding TCP-1/cpn60 chaperonin family protein; translation: MSLKQQASQGAEVNEKLAALMTNSNAVRAIASAVEGTLGPKGLDTMLVDKFGEVVITNDGVTILTMMEANHPAARMVINIAKSQQDEIGDGTTTATVMAGALVSSGVDQVAKGVPVARVIEGVRTGVRRALEVMKQQAIPLEDISHPWLKQVALVAGREHQDIADLVVEAARLIGKEKLVERNFKLSDTIISEEGASNQVFMGVIINKETMNKQMPRQLRNVKVLVIDDALEPEVIGDEALSTESGFARYLELQSEFRSNVQKMIDLGVGLVLVDRGVDDTAEEILTDAGIMVVQRVLNKELCRAAEHTGARVIKRTSLKKSIADLEKYLGNAGEVLMDERLEQVWILEGTGKPMATVLVGAATEEVVGERERIAKDAASSVQAAIKGGVVPGGGSLELAVSREVEKARENTRGMVAYGISCVAETLRRPMAQIVANAGFNPLEKLGDVLAAQAEQEKISLGIDCDTGDIVDMVEMGVMDPALVKIHALKAAGEIAEAILRIDTIIKMKDYKPAGEGFGQEA
- the lepA gene encoding translation elongation factor 4, producing the protein MSTPQNRIRNFCIIAHIDHGKSTLADRILEETGALSQREMTEQVLDKMDLERERGITIKLQAVRLFHRAEDGQEYQLNLIDTPGHVDFTYEVSRSLAACEGALLVVDASQGIEAQTLANVYLALENDLEIIPVINKIDLPSAEPERVKQEIEDVIGLDTSEAVLASAKTGAGIKEILEQVVTKIAPPKGDSEAPLQALIFDSHYDAYRGVIAYIRVVQGTLKPGMRIRMMATKKEFEVTEVGVFTPHMTFVDELKTGEVGLVAASMKNVQDVRVGDTITAAQNPAPAPLPGYRKVTPMVFCGLYPVDTVDYEDLRDALDKLKLNDASLIYEPETSDALGFGFRCGFLGLLHMEIIQERLEREYGLSLITTAPSVVYRVTTTKGEVMEIDNPANLPQVNKIEIIEEPFVKATVMVPKDFVGTVMDLCQGKRGIFSNMEYLGINRVMLTYEIPLSEIIYDFFDQLKSRTKGYASLDYEMIGYRQSELVKMDIMLNGEVLDALSCIVHSERAYTRGRALVEKLRSLIPRQMFEIPVQAAIGNKIIARETVKAMRKDVLAKCYGGDISRKRKLLEKQKEGKRRMKQVGNVEIPQEAFMAVLSIEE